In Helicobacteraceae bacterium, the following proteins share a genomic window:
- the pseB gene encoding UDP-N-acetylglucosamine 4,6-dehydratase (inverting), which produces MFNDKTILVTGGTGSFGRAFVKRVLNRYAPKRLIVYSRDEQKHYEMSGVFRGASMRYFVGDVRDRDRLCRAMEGVDYCVHAAAMKHVPIAEYNPMECVKTNINGAQNVIDAALLTGVKRTIALSTDKAASPINLYGATKLVSDKLFIGANNIKGSRDCGFSVVRYGNVFGSKGSVAPLFKRLIGEGAKSLPITDARMTRFWIALDQGVEFVIKSFERMHGGEIFVPKIPSMRIADLARAFAPNAKQEIVGIRPGEKLHELMISSDDSRNVLEFDDFFIIVPAIDFSKKTDFSVTANGEKGKAVAEGFEYASDKNDRWLNADELLKLIGEM; this is translated from the coding sequence ATGTTTAATGATAAAACGATCTTAGTTACGGGCGGCACGGGCAGTTTCGGGCGCGCCTTTGTCAAGCGGGTTTTGAATCGTTACGCGCCAAAGCGCCTGATCGTCTATTCGCGCGACGAGCAGAAGCATTACGAGATGAGCGGCGTTTTTCGCGGCGCGTCGATGAGATATTTCGTGGGCGACGTTCGAGATCGCGATCGGCTCTGTCGCGCTATGGAAGGCGTGGATTATTGCGTTCATGCCGCCGCTATGAAGCATGTGCCGATCGCCGAATACAATCCGATGGAGTGCGTCAAGACCAACATTAACGGCGCGCAAAACGTAATCGACGCGGCGCTGCTAACGGGCGTTAAAAGGACGATCGCGCTCTCTACGGACAAGGCGGCAAGCCCCATAAACCTCTACGGCGCGACAAAACTCGTTAGCGACAAGCTATTTATCGGCGCGAATAATATCAAAGGCTCGCGCGATTGCGGCTTTAGCGTCGTGCGTTACGGCAACGTGTTTGGTTCAAAAGGCAGCGTCGCGCCGCTATTCAAGCGGTTGATCGGCGAGGGCGCGAAAAGCCTGCCAATCACCGATGCGCGCATGACTCGCTTTTGGATCGCGCTCGATCAAGGCGTGGAGTTTGTGATTAAGAGTTTTGAGCGAATGCATGGCGGCGAGATATTCGTGCCGAAAATCCCGTCGATGAGGATCGCGGATTTAGCGCGCGCCTTCGCGCCAAACGCCAAACAAGAGATCGTAGGTATTCGTCCGGGCGAAAAACTGCACGAGCTTATGATCTCAAGCGACGATTCGCGCAACGTTTTAGAGTTTGACGATTTTTTTATAATCGTCCCCGCTATAGATTTCTCAAAAAAGACGGATTTTTCCGTAACGGCAAACGGCGAAAAGGGCAAAGCCGTCGCCGAAGGCTTTGAATACGCCAGCGACAAGAACGATCGATGGCTTAACGCCGACGAGTTACTGAAGCTAATCGGCGAAATGTAA
- a CDS encoding 4Fe-4S dicluster domain-containing protein, which produces MGNKIVVKREKARLSDPRREIVFRVFRFSAEFDVLPFYADFTLKVAKNEVLLDALNRIKAEIDPSLAYRRSCRHGICGSCAVKVENQALLACKANVFELADRYGELLTIDPLDKKLAARDLIVDKTRFWNSYRAVSPWLEATIEEASAKENLVTPAETDRLGGADACVECGICFYGCPVVAANERFLGPAAFAKSYRFAADIRDQTPLDRLRQVSGEKIGVWDCVKCYQCYETCPKEISPIDKITKLRAMIGAERVDQNSIAYRHARAFKTSLEKYGRLDEAANAIESAGFFGALKYIREAFAMLRRGKLPFGVKKIERLDEVQKLVKSASQESKERR; this is translated from the coding sequence ATGGGAAACAAAATCGTCGTAAAGAGAGAGAAGGCGCGCCTTAGCGATCCTAGACGCGAGATTGTTTTTCGCGTTTTTCGCTTTAGCGCCGAGTTTGACGTTCTGCCCTTTTACGCCGATTTCACGCTGAAAGTCGCGAAAAACGAGGTGTTGCTAGACGCGCTAAATCGCATCAAAGCCGAGATCGACCCCTCGCTGGCGTATCGCAGGAGTTGCAGGCACGGCATTTGCGGCAGTTGCGCCGTGAAGGTTGAAAATCAGGCGCTCTTGGCGTGCAAAGCCAATGTATTCGAGCTTGCCGATCGCTACGGCGAGCTTTTGACAATCGATCCGCTAGATAAAAAATTAGCCGCGCGCGATCTGATCGTAGATAAAACTAGGTTTTGGAATAGTTACCGCGCCGTCTCGCCGTGGCTGGAGGCGACAATCGAAGAGGCGAGCGCGAAAGAGAACCTTGTAACGCCGGCCGAAACCGATCGTTTGGGCGGCGCGGACGCTTGCGTGGAGTGCGGGATATGTTTTTACGGCTGCCCCGTAGTCGCCGCGAACGAGCGGTTTTTGGGACCCGCCGCGTTTGCAAAAAGCTACAGATTCGCCGCCGATATTCGCGATCAAACGCCCCTCGATCGCCTGCGGCAAGTTAGCGGCGAGAAAATCGGCGTTTGGGATTGCGTTAAATGCTATCAATGTTATGAAACCTGTCCAAAAGAGATAAGCCCTATCGATAAAATTACCAAGCTGCGCGCGATGATCGGCGCCGAGCGCGTAGATCAAAACTCGATCGCCTATCGGCACGCGAGAGCGTTCAAAACCTCGCTTGAAAAATACGGGCGTTTGGACGAAGCGGCGAACGCGATCGAAAGCGCGGGTTTTTTTGGCGCGCTGAAATATATCCGCGAAGCGTTTGCTATGCTGCGGCGCGGAAAACTGCCGTTTGGCGTTAAAAAGATCGAAAGGCTAGACGAGGTTCAAAAACTTGTCAAATCCGCCTCGCAAGAGAGCAAGGAGCGCCGATGA
- a CDS encoding CoB--CoM heterodisulfide reductase iron-sulfur subunit B family protein encodes MRYALFMGCTPYGATPELKTSLEAAAKALEIELIELKEASCCGATHLQDFDGFLSLVINARNLAYAEKLGLDLITICNTCQLVLSQAAARLAADRDLLERVNHKLGEVGLRYNASIKVRHLLYALRDDYGFDNLPIKKPLIGKKIAPFYGCHNIRPSKLASGDDPFRPRALDDLIIALGAEPIDYPLKNDCCGFHTQMQASETTYRLSGGVLAQACDRGADWIVTPCPLCHLSFDAQQANAERAINRPLNIPTLHLTQLIGLALGLDDRALGLRRNIVSIK; translated from the coding sequence ATGAGATACGCGCTATTTATGGGTTGCACGCCATACGGCGCGACGCCAGAACTGAAAACGTCGCTCGAGGCGGCGGCTAAGGCGCTAGAAATAGAGCTGATCGAGCTAAAAGAGGCGAGCTGCTGCGGCGCGACGCACCTGCAAGATTTTGACGGCTTTTTATCGCTCGTTATCAACGCTCGCAATCTGGCGTATGCCGAAAAGTTGGGGCTTGATCTAATAACGATCTGCAACACCTGCCAGCTTGTTCTATCGCAAGCGGCGGCGAGGCTGGCGGCGGATCGCGATCTGCTAGAGCGGGTCAATCACAAGCTAGGCGAGGTCGGCTTGCGCTACAACGCCTCGATTAAAGTTCGTCATCTGCTCTATGCGTTACGCGACGACTACGGCTTTGACAACCTGCCGATAAAAAAGCCGCTGATCGGCAAAAAAATCGCGCCCTTTTACGGCTGCCACAATATCCGTCCGTCCAAACTCGCGAGCGGCGACGATCCGTTTCGCCCGCGCGCGCTCGACGATCTGATAATCGCGCTAGGCGCGGAACCTATCGACTATCCGCTCAAAAACGACTGTTGCGGTTTTCATACGCAGATGCAGGCGAGCGAAACGACCTATCGTCTTAGCGGCGGAGTTTTGGCGCAGGCTTGCGATCGCGGCGCGGATTGGATCGTAACGCCCTGCCCGCTCTGCCATCTTAGTTTTGACGCTCAGCAGGCAAACGCCGAACGCGCGATAAACCGCCCGCTAAACATTCCAACGCTTCATCTAACGCAGTTAATCGGACTTGCGCTTGGTTTAGACGATCGGGCGCTAGGTTTGCGGCGCAATATAGTATCTATCAAATAA